Below is a genomic region from Pyrococcus kukulkanii.
CCCCTCGCCTGTGGGATTATCTTCAGCTTTGCGTTTTTAAACTCCTTTCTGAGCCCTTGCCCCTCTAAGAGCCTATCGAGGAAGACGGCTAAAGCTGCAACCTCGCTGTGGGGCTGATTTCCTATGGCAACGTTATAGTCAGCCAACTCGTAAACTTCTCTTGGGACTTTTTCGGCTCCAACTATGACCATGAAGTCCTGGCCTTCCTTCAGCTTATCTTTAAGCTCGTCAATAACGTCATCTATGTGTAGGCCGTACATGGTCAAATGTACTTTAACACCTTTAAACTCCCTAATCCTGTGCTTCCAGCTTCTATCAAATTCTATGAAGAATGGTCCTCCCCATCTCCTGACTACATCCTCAACGCTCTCTTTTACTTTCTCGTCCTCCTCTTCACTTATTATAACTACCCCATCGGCCCCAAAAGCCCTAGCAGTTAGAGCTACGTGGGTCGTTATCCTTTTGTCCCTCTCCGGCCTATGGCCAAGCCTCAGAACCACTATCATTGGTGATCACCTGTATGTCATAAGGAGCTTCTCCCAGTAAACTCTAAAATCTTCCTCCCATTTTATG
It encodes:
- a CDS encoding tRNA (cytidine(56)-2'-O)-methyltransferase; the encoded protein is MIVVLRLGHRPERDKRITTHVALTARAFGADGVVIISEEEDEKVKESVEDVVRRWGGPFFIEFDRSWKHRIREFKGVKVHLTMYGLHIDDVIDELKDKLKEGQDFMVIVGAEKVPREVYELADYNVAIGNQPHSEVAALAVFLDRLLEGQGLRKEFKNAKLKIIPQARGKKVVEVKGDAEQAKANN